From a single Synechococcales cyanobacterium T60_A2020_003 genomic region:
- a CDS encoding ABC transporter ATP-binding protein encodes MLYIENLTYHPAAAPTPILKSINLELGPQEMGLVVGPSGSGKSTLLEILSGLVSQTSGSIRWRSQELAPDQRQELGGLVFQFPERHFCGNTILTELRLGHPELKQEKIESTLKAVGLDHLSLQTNPQALSGGQQRRLALAVQLIRQPFLLMLDEPTAGLDWSMRQQLVNLLKALKKDWSLLVVTHEPGELLAIADRCWTITQGELTPTDPQQLAAKSCSSAA; translated from the coding sequence ATGTTATACATCGAAAACCTGACCTATCACCCTGCAGCGGCACCCACACCGATCCTCAAGTCCATCAACTTGGAGCTTGGCCCCCAAGAAATGGGATTGGTGGTCGGCCCTAGTGGATCGGGGAAAAGTACGCTGTTAGAAATTTTGTCGGGTCTTGTATCTCAAACCTCTGGCTCAATCCGATGGCGATCGCAGGAACTCGCACCGGATCAGCGTCAGGAGTTAGGCGGCCTAGTATTTCAGTTTCCGGAACGACATTTCTGCGGCAATACGATTTTGACCGAGCTACGGCTGGGTCATCCCGAACTGAAACAGGAAAAGATTGAGTCTACCCTGAAAGCGGTCGGGTTAGATCACCTCTCGCTGCAAACGAATCCGCAAGCCCTCAGCGGTGGTCAGCAGCGTCGTCTTGCCTTGGCGGTACAGCTCATTCGTCAGCCCTTTTTGCTGATGTTGGATGAACCCACCGCCGGACTCGACTGGTCGATGCGGCAGCAGTTAGTCAATTTATTAAAAGCATTGAAAAAAGATTGGTCGCTGCTAGTGGTCACCCATGAACCAGGCGAACTGTTGGCGATCGCCGATCGGTGCTGGACGATTACCCAAGGGGAACTCACCCCCACCGATCCGCAGCAGCTTGCAGCAAAATCCTGTTCTTCGGCAGCGTAG